Proteins from one Periplaneta americana isolate PAMFEO1 chromosome 6, P.americana_PAMFEO1_priV1, whole genome shotgun sequence genomic window:
- the LOC138700925 gene encoding farnesol dehydrogenase-like, whose product MLKQLTARSRDLGGNCFTMERWSGRVAVVTGASGGIGASIAAELTKKGLQVVGLARRSEKIEELSKSLGSSQGKLYTVKCDVSKESDVKEAFKWVKDKLGVVDILVNNAAVAYFNSIIDAPTDELKKMLDLNVLGLSMCTKEALQLMKEKGVDDGHIIHINSVAGHRPPSGRFTMYSGTKHAVTALTEGLRRELVQQKSKIRVTSLSPGLVKTDMPPEQYLKDYPSLNPEDIADAVMYVLGVPPHVQIHELTVNPVGQS is encoded by the exons ATGCTCAAACAGTTGACTGCTAGGAGCCGTGATCTTGG TGGCAATTGTTTCACCATGGAGCGTTGGTCAGGTCGGGTTGCCGTGGTAACAGGAGCGAGTGGAGGAATTGGGGCTTCCATTGCTGCTGAACTCACCAAGAAAGGTCTCCAAGTCGTCGGTCTGGCGAGGAGATCTGAAAAAATAGAG GAACTTTCCAAATCACTTGGATCCTCACAAGGCAAACTATACACAGTGAAATGTGACGTCAGCAAGGAGTCAGATGTCAAAGAAGCCTTCAAGTGGGTCAAGGACAAGCTGGGGGTGGTCGACATTCTTGTTAATAATGCAGCTGTCGCATATTTCAACTCTATCATAG ACGCGCCCACTGATGAGCTGAAGAAGATGCTGGACCTGAACGTCCTGGGTTTGTCCATGTGCACCAAAGAGGCCCTGCAGTTGATGAAGGAGAAGGGCGTGGATGATGGACACATAATCCACATTAACAG TGTGGCAGGACATAGACCGCCCTCTGGAAGATTCACCATGTACTCCGGAACAAAGCACGCCGTCACTGCCTTAACTGAGGGTCTGAGGAGAGAGTTGGTGCAGCAGAAGTCCAAGATTCGAGTCACG AGTCTGAGTCCAGGCCTAGTGAAGACAGACATGCCCCCAGAACAATATCTGAAAGACTACCCCTCTCTCAACCCTGAGGACATAGCGGATGCCGTAATGTATGTACTGGGAGTGCCACCACATGTGCAG